CGTTTGGACCATTATCCTTTGCTCTTACCTGGTGTATCGCAAAAGACGCCCGGCGTTGCATAAAAAATCCATCTACAAAATGCCAGCCGGTATTTTCATGTCATGGGTATGCATGGCGTTCTTTGCCTTTGTCTTGGTGCTATTAACCTTGGAAAGTGATACCCGCCAAGCGCTGATGGTGACACCGCTGTGGTTTATCATTCTAACCATTGGTTATATCATCTTGAAAAAACGCAGAACCTACTTGTACGACAATCGTAATCAGTAAGTCGCCATCATCAGGTATAGCGGTTGCTTTATTATCATCAGTTGACTCCCGGCGCGGGAGTCAGCTTTTTACCTACAGACTTACGCTGTCGTAATTGCTTCGCGTAATCGGCGTGGCGTTAAGCCAAAATGCTGCTGAAAACGCGACGTAAAACGGGACGGTGAAATATAACCGTGTTGTGCGGCAATCTCGCCGATCGAAAGTGAGGTGGTTTGCAACGCATGTAACGCACACCCCATACGGACTTCCTCTAAAATCATGCGGAAACTGCGATCTTCTTGCATCAGTTTGCGCCGCAAAGTTGAATCCCCAATATGCAAAGAGCGGGCGACGTCACTCACACTCCAGTTGCGTGCCGGATCGAGCAGTAAAACTTGTTGTACCTGTTCCGCCCATTTATCCCGGCGGTCGATTAATAACACCCCTGCCTGCCCGGCTAAATAAAGTGCCAATAAAACCCCCATAGCTGCATGCTGTAATAGTGCATCCGGCGCATGCCCCTTCACATTGAGTAATAAGCTATCCCACGCAAGGCGAGTATGGATATCCAGAGGAACACATAACGATGGCGCAGGCGCTGGCGTCACCGCCAAGGCACCGTACCAGTGGCGAAACCGGCGTAATAAACTTTGCGGCAGATAGACCATATCAGAACAGTAATGCCCACGTTCCGGGGTATTAGCGATACTGACTTCGGCACCGGCAGGAAACAAAATCAGCGACGACTGGCCGGCACTCGCTGCCTGAGCCCCCCATTGCACCAATTTACTGCCCTGACGGACATGGCACAGTGCAGGTGCAAACACCGTGACCTGATGCAACGTATGCGCCCGGCGGGCAACAATTTCAGCGCTGGAGATGACCATCTGGCTATGATTTATCTGCTGCATACTTTCTGCTCTTGGGTTAATAATTAGCGACTATAGGTGGCCACCAGTTGCGCTTTCGAAATCACATTACTGTTGAGCATAAACCCCACCAATGCACCACTGGCGTCGCTATTGAGAGGTAACTTATCGGTTTTCAATGCCCACACCGTGAACTGATAGCGATGGGGTTT
The sequence above is drawn from the Yersinia intermedia genome and encodes:
- a CDS encoding helix-turn-helix transcriptional regulator; amino-acid sequence: MQQINHSQMVISSAEIVARRAHTLHQVTVFAPALCHVRQGSKLVQWGAQAASAGQSSLILFPAGAEVSIANTPERGHYCSDMVYLPQSLLRRFRHWYGALAVTPAPAPSLCVPLDIHTRLAWDSLLLNVKGHAPDALLQHAAMGVLLALYLAGQAGVLLIDRRDKWAEQVQQVLLLDPARNWSVSDVARSLHIGDSTLRRKLMQEDRSFRMILEEVRMGCALHALQTTSLSIGEIAAQHGYISPSRFTSRFQQHFGLTPRRLREAITTA